Proteins encoded in a region of the Anguilla anguilla isolate fAngAng1 chromosome 10, fAngAng1.pri, whole genome shotgun sequence genome:
- the anapc7 gene encoding anaphase-promoting complex subunit 7 translates to MNVIDHVRDMAAAGLHSNVRIISSLLLTMSNNNPELFSPSQKYQLLVYHADALFHDKEYRNAGCKYRMALQQKKVLSKTSKVRPSTGGTASSLQSQSLPSEIEVKYKIAECYTILKLDRDAIAVLDGIPSRQRTPKINMMLANLYRKAGQERSAVTSYKEVLRQCPLALDAIIGLLSLSVKGAEVASMTMDVIQSIPNLDWLSVWIKAYAFIHAGDNHRAINTICSLEKKSLLRDNVDLLVSLADLYFRAGDTKNSILKFEQAQMLDPYLIKGMDVYGYLMAREGHLEDVEVLGGRLFNISDQHAEPWVISGCHSFYSKRYSRALYLGAKAIQLNSNSVQALLLKGAALRNMGRVQEAIIHFREAMRLAPCRLDCYEGLIDCYLASNGIREAMGMANNIYKTLGANAQTLTILATVCLEDPMTQEKAKTLLDKALAQRPDYIKAVVKKAELLSREQKYEEGIALLRHALANQSDCVLHRMLGDFLVAVNDYQEAMDQYSIALSLDPNDQKSLEGMQKMEKEESPTEATVEEDGDDMEGSGEDGDLEGSDSEAAQWADQEQWFGMQ, encoded by the exons ATGAATGTCATAGACCATGTTCGGGATATGGCGGCTGCAGGACTTCATTCGAACGTGCGGATAATAAGCAGCCTGTTACTGACGATGAGCAATAACAACCC AGAACTGTTCTCCCCGTCTCAGAAGTACCAGCTACTGGTGTACCATGCAGACGCACTGTTTCACGACAAGGAGTACAGAAACGCAGGGTGCAAGTATAGGATGGCTCTGCAGCAGAAGAAGGTACTGAGTAAAACCTCCAAAGTGCGTCCTTCTACGGGGGGCACTGCGTCCTCGCTGCAGTCACAG AGCCTTCCTTCCGAGATCGAAGTGAAGTACAAGATTGCCGAATGCTATACTATTCTGAAGCTGGACAGGGACGCCATCGCTGTGCTGGATGGGATCCCCTCCCGCCAGAGAACCCCCAAG ATCAACATGATGCTGGCTAACCTGTACAGAAAGGCGGGTCAGGAGCGGTCTGCGGTGACCAGCTACAAAGAAGTCCTGAGGCAGTGCCCCCTGGCACTCGACGCCATAATTG gccttctctctctgtcggtGAAAGGAGCTGAAGTGGCGTCAATGACCATGGACGTGATTCAGAGCATTCCCAATCTGGACTGGCTCTCTGTGTGGATAAAGGCCTACGCTTTCATCCATGCTGGGGACAACCACAGAGCCATCAACACCATCTG CTCACTGGAGAAGAAGTCTCTGCTGCGGGACAATGTGGATCTGCTGGTGAGCCTAGCAGACCTGTACTTCAGGGCAGGGGACACCAAGAACTCCATCCTAAAATTTGAGCAGGCCCAGATGCTGGATCCCTATCTGATCAAAG GCATGGACGTGTACGGCTATCTGATGGCTCGCGAGGGGCACCTGGAGGACGTGGAGGTCCTGGGGGGGCGACTGTTCAACATCTCCGACCAGCACGCGGAACCCTGGGTTATCTCCGG CTGCCACAGCTTCTACAGCAAGCGCTACTCTCGCGCCCTCTACCTGGGCGCCAAGGCCATCCAGCTGAACAGCAACAGCGTTCAGGCGCTCCTCCTGAAGGGGGCAGCGCTGCGCAACATGGGCCGCGTGCAGGAGGCCATCATCCACTTCCGCGAGGCCATGCGCCTCGCCCCCTGCCGCCTCGACTGCTACGAAG GGCTGATCGACTGCTACCTGGCCTCCAACGGGATCCGGGAGGCGATGGGGATGGCCAACAACATCTACAAGACGCTGGGCGCCAACGCCCAGACCCTGACCATCCTGGCCACGGTGTGCCTGGAGGACCCCATGACCCAGGAGAAGGCCAAGACCCTGCTGGACAAGGCGCTGGCGCAGAGGCCCGACTACATCAAGGCCGTGGTGAAGAAGGCCGAGCTGCTGA GCCGAGAACAGAAATATGAGGAGGGAATTGCTTTGCTGCGACAcgctctggccaatcagagcgacTGTGTGCTGCACAGGATGCTGGGAGATTTCCTGGTGGCTGTCAATGACTATCAAGAGGCAATGGACCAATACAGCATCGCACTCAG CCTGGACCCCAACGACCAGAAGTCCCTGGAGGGCATGCAGAagatggagaaggaggagagccCGACGGAGGCCACGGTGGAGGAGGACGGCGACGACATGGAGGGCAGCGGGGAGGACGGGGACCTGGAGGGGAGCGACAGCGAGGCGGCGCAGTGGGCCGACCAGGAGCAGTGGTTCGGCATGCAGtga